One part of the Vitis riparia cultivar Riparia Gloire de Montpellier isolate 1030 chromosome 6, EGFV_Vit.rip_1.0, whole genome shotgun sequence genome encodes these proteins:
- the LOC117916011 gene encoding pleiotropic drug resistance protein 2-like, with the protein MASALAGDDLARSASMASSRRSWRSASIREVWNAPDVFQRSGRQEADDEEELKWAAIERLPTYDRMRKGMLKQVLSNGRIVQNEVDVSHLGPQDKRQLMESILKVVEDDNERFLTRLRDRTDRVGIEIPKIEVRFQNFSIEGDGYVGTRALPTLLNSTLNAVEGVMGMIGLSPSKKRVVKILQDVSGIIRPSRMTLLLGPPASGKTTFLKALSGEPDDNLRITGKITYCGHEFSEFVPQRTCAYISQHDLHYGEMTVRETLDFSGRCLGVGTRYEMLVELSRREKEAGIKPDPEIDAFMKATAMAGQETSLITDYVLKILGLDICADIMVGDEMRRGISGGQKKRVTTGEMLVGPAKAFFMDEISTGLDSSTTFQIVKFMKQMVHIMDITMVISLLQPAPETYDLFDDIILLSEGKIVYQGPRENVLEFFEHMGFRCPERKGVADFLQEVTSKKDQEQYWFRKNQPYRYISVPEFARSFNSFHIGQQISEDISVPYDKSRAHPAALVKEKYGISNWELFRACFSREWLLMKRNSFVYIFKTSQLLIMGTIAMTVFLRTEMKSGQLGDAPKFWGALFFSLVNVMFNGMAELAMTVFRLPVFFKQRDFLFFPAWAFALPIWVLRIPVSLMESGIWIVLTYYTIGFAPAASRFFKQFLAFFGVHQMALSLFRFIAAAGRTPVVANTLGTFTLLIVFVLGGYVVARVDIEPWMIWGYYASPMMYGQNAIAINEFLDERWNNPVPNSTDSVGVTLLKERGLFSDEHWYWICVGALFAFSLLFNVLFIAALTFFNPPGDTKSLLLEDNPDDNSRRRLTSNNEGIDMAVRNAQGDSSSAISAADNGSRKGMVLPFQPLSLAFSHVNYYVDMPAEMKSEGVEEDRLQLLRDVSGAFRPGILTALVGVSGAGKTTLMDVLAGRKTGGYIEGSISISGYPKNQATFARVSGYCEQNDIHSPYVTVYESLLYSAWLRLASDVKDSTRKMFVEEVMDLVELNPLRHALVGLPGVGGLSTEQRKRLTIAVELVANPSIVFMDEPTSGLDARAAAIVMRTVRNTVDTGRTVVCTIHQPSIDIFEAFDELLLMKRGGQVIYAGPLGRHSHKLVEYFESVPGVTKIKEGYNPATWMLEISSSAVEAQLDIDFAEVYASSDLYRRNQNLIKELSTPEPGSKDLYFPTQYSQSFITQCKACFWKQHYSYWRNSEYNAIRFFMTIVIGVLFGVIFWSKGDQIHKQQDLINLLGATYAAVLFLGATNATSVQSVVAVERTVFYRERAAGMYSELPYAFAQVAIETIYVAIQTLVYALLLYSMIGFHWKVDKFFYFYYFIFMCFTYFSMYGMMVVALTPGHQIAAIVSSFFLSFWNLFSGFLIPRPLIPIWWRWYYWGSPVAWTIYGIFASQVGDITTDLEITGSSPMPVNEFIKENLGFDHDFLVPVVFAHVGWVFLFFFVFAYGIKFLNFQRR; encoded by the exons ATGGCGTCAGCACTGGCCGGGGACGACCTGGCGCGGTCGGCGAGCATGGCGAGCAGTCGCAGGAGCTGGAGGTCGGCGAGTATACGGGAGGTGTGGAATGCGCCGGATGTGTTTCAGAGGAGCGGTCGGCAGGAGGCCGACGACGAGGAGGAACTTAAATGGGCCGCGATTGAGAGGTTACCGACCTACGATCGGATGAGGAAGGGGATGCTGAAGCAGGTGTTGAGCAATGGAAGAATTGTTCAAAATGAAGTTGATGTTAGTCATCTTGGACCCCAAGATAAGAGGCAGTTGATGGAGAGTATCTTGAAAGTTGTTGAGGATGATAACGAGAGGTTTCTCACGAGGCTCAGGGACAGAACCGATAG GGTAGGGATTGAGATTCCTAAGATAGAAGTGAGATTCCAGAATTTTTCAATTGAAGGAGATGGATATGTTGGGACTAGAGCTCTTCCAACTCTGCTCAATTCCACTTTGAATGCCGTTGAG GGTGTAATGGGAATGATTGGTCTTTCTCCATCCAAAAAAAGGGTTGTCAAGATACTCCAAGACGTAAGCGGAATTATAAGGCCATCAAG GATGACTCTGCTTCTTGGGCCTCCTGCCTCCGGAAAAACAACTTTTCTAAAAGCACTTTCAGGGGAACCAGATGATAATCTAAGG ATAACTGGCAAAATCACCTACTGTGGTCATGAATTCTCCGAATTCGTTCCCCAGAGAACATGCGCTTATATCAGCCAGCATGATCTTCACTATGGGGAGATGACAGTCCGTGAGACATTGGATTTCTCAGGACGTTGCTTGGGAGTTGGAACCAGGTATGAAATGCTAGTGGAGTTGTCAAGACGGGAGAAAGAAGCAGGTATAAAACCAGATCCTGAGATTGATGCATTCATGAAGGCCACAGCCATGGCTGGCCAAGAAACCAGTTTGATCACAGATTATGTTCTCAAG ATACTTGGGCTGGATATTTGTGCTGATATTATGGTTGGAGATGAGATGAGAAGGGGCATTTCTGGTGGACAAAAGAAGCGTGTTACTACTG GTGAAATGTTAGTTGGACCAGCAAAAGCATTTTTCATGGATGAAATATCAACAGGGTTGGACAGTTCCACAACCTTTCAGATTGTCAAGTTCATGAAGCAGATGGTCCATATTATGGATATAACCATGGTCATCTCTCTCTTGCAACCTGCACCTGAAACATATGATCTTTTTGATGACATTATTCTTCTTTCAGAGGGCAAGATTGTATACCAAGGTCCGCGTGAGAATGTTCTTGAATTCTTTGAGCATATGGGCTTTAGATGTCCAGAAAGGAAAGGGGTTGCGGACTTTCTGCAAGAAGTAACTTCCAAGAAGGACCAAGAGCAATACTGGTTTAGGAAAAACCAACCTTACAGGTATATCTCAGTACCTGAGTTTGCACGGAGCTTCAACTCTTTCCACATTGGCCAGCAGATCTCAGAAGATATTAGTGTTCCTTATGACAAATCTAGAGCCCATCCAGCTGCTCTGGTGAAGGAAAAGTATGGTATCTCCAACTGGGAACTCTTCAGAGCATGCTTTTCAAGGGAATGGCTGCTGATGAAGCGGAATTCTTTTGTATACATATTCAAGACTAGCCAGTTATTAATCATGGGAACAATAGCCATGACTGTCTTCTTGAGAACAGAAATGAAATCTGGTCAGTTAGGAGATGCACCAAAATTTTGGGGAGCACTGTTTTTCAGTCTCGTTAATGTAATGTTTAATGGGATGGCAGAGCTTGCAATGACAGTTTTCAGGCTTCCTGTGTTCTTTAAACAACGGGATTTCTTGTTTTTCCCTGCATGGGCTTTTGCCCTGCCAATTTGGGTCCTCCGAATTCCTGTCTCCCTGATGGAATCTGGGATTTGGATTGTTCTTACATATTACACCATTGGATTTGCTCCTGCTGCCAGTAG GTTCTTCAAACAGTTCTTAGCTTTCTTTGGTGTTCATCAAatggctctctctctcttccgTTTCATCGCAGCCGCTGGAAGGACACCAGTTGTTGCAAACACACTTGGTACCTTTACCTTGCTCATTGTTTTCGTGCTTGGAGGTTATGTGGTGGCCAGAG TTGATATTGAGCCATGGATGATATGGGGCTACTATGCTTCACCTATGATGTATGGACAAAATGCAATTGCCATCAATGAATTTCTTGATGAGAGATGGAACAAT CCTGTCCCCAATTCCACTGATTCAGTTGGAGTAACACTTCTTAAGGAAAGAGGCCTATTTTCTGATGAACATTGGTATTGGATTTGTGTTGGAGCGCTTTTCGCATTTTCTCTCCTTTTCAATGTACTTTTCATTGCAGCGCTAACATTCTTCAATC CTCCTGGGGACACTAAATCTCTACTACTGGAGGACAACCCTGATGACAATAGTAGGAGGCGATTGACATCCAATAATGAAG GTATTGATATGGCTGTGAGAAATGCTCAAGGGGATTCCAGCTCAGCTATTAGTGCTGCAGACAATGGATCTAGAAAAGGAATGGTTCTGCCCTTCCAGCCCCTTTCGCTTGCATTCAGCCATGTGAATTACTATGTGGATATGCCTGCT GAAATGAAGAGTGAAGGGGTTGAAGAGGACCGTCTGCAACTGCTGCGTGATGTTAGTGGTGCTTTCAGGCCTGGTATTCTGACTGCACTAGTTGGTGTGAGTGGTGCTGGAAAGACCACTTTGATGGACGTGTTAGCAGGAAGGAAGACTGGTGGGTACATTGAAGGAAGCATAAGCATTTCTGGTTACCCAAAGAACCAAGCCACATTTGCTCGGGTCAGCGGTTACTGTGAACAGAACGACATCCACTCACCATATGTGACGGTTTATGAATCTCTCTTGTACTCTGCCTGGCTCCGTCTTGCTTCAGATGTAAAGGATTCAACACGAAAG ATGTTTGTTGAAGAAGTTATGGATTTGGTTGAGTTGAATCCATTGAGGCATGCTCTAGTTGGACTTCCGGGTGTGGGTGGTCTTTCAACCGAACAGAGGAAGAGGCTCACCATAGCTGTAGAGTTGGTTGCTAATCCCTCCATCGTATTTATGGATGAGCCCACTTCAGGCCTTGATGCTAGAGCTGCTGCAATTGTGATGCGTACTGTAAGGAATACAGTGGATACTGGGCGAACTGTTGTATGTACAATTCACCAACCGAGCATTGATATTTTTGAAGCATTTGATGAg cTGCTGTTGATGAAGAGAGGAGGGCAAGTCATTTACGCCGGACCTCTAGGTCGACACTCTCACAAGCTTGTTGAATATTTTGAG TCTGTTCCAGGGGTTACCAAGATCAAAGAGGGTTACAATCCAGCTACCTGGATGCTTGAGATCAGCAGTTCGGCAGTTGAGGCTCAACTTGACATTGATTTCGCTGAAGTTTATGCCAGCTCTGATCTTTATCG gAGAAATCAGAATCTTATTAAAGAACTAAGCACTCCAGAACCAGGGTCAAAAGATCTTTACTTCCCCACCCAATACTCCCAATCCTTTATAACCCAATGCAAGGCTTGTTTCTGGAAGCAGCACTACTCTTACTGGAGGAACTCTGAGTATAATGCTATCCGCTTCTTCATGACGATTGTCATTGGTGTTTTATTCGGTGTCATCTTCTGGAGCAAAGGAGATCAGAT ACACAAACAACAAGACTTGATCAATCTACTGGGTGCTACCTATGCTGCTGTTCTTTTCCTCGGAGCTACCAATGCTACTTCAGTCCAATCTGTTGTGGCAGTTGAGAGGACAGTATTCTACCGTGAAAGAGCAGCAGGAATGTACTCGGAGTTGCCTTATGCATTTGCTCAG GTGGCCATAGAGACAATTTATGTTGCGATTCAAACCTTGGtttatgctcttcttctttacTCCATGATTGGGTTCCACTGGAAAGTGGACAAGTTCTTCTATTTCTACTACTTCATATTCATGTGCTTTACCTACTTCTCAATGTACGGGATGATGGTTGTTGCTCTCACTCCCGGCCATCAAATTGCTGCTATTGTTAGTTCCTTCTTCCTTAGTTTCTGGAACTTGTTCTCTGGTTTCCTCATCCCCAGGCCG CTAATCCCAATATGGTGGAGATGGTACTACTGGGGTTCCCCAGTTGCTTGGACAATCTACGGCATTTTTGCATCTCAAGTGGGTGACATTACAACTGATCTTGAAATAACTGGAAGCAGTCCAATGCCAGTGAATGAATTCATCAAGGAAAATTTGGGTTTTGATCATGACTTCCTTGTACCTGTAGTCTTTGCTCATGTGGGTTGggtcttcctcttcttcttcgtGTTTGCCTATGGCATCAAGTTCCTTAACTTCCAGAGGAGATAG